GTGCCTTATCACCCGAGGCCCGCCTCGAGCAGGATAGGTTGGTGCTGGACTTGCCCGCTTACAGCCGTACCATTCCTGTATCGTCTTTACAGCTTGATGACGCTCGCCTGGTGGCAACATCAGCCGCAGATGCGCCCAAACTTGGGTTTCGCACCAATGGTGTGGGAATGCCGGGATACAATCTGGGGTGGTTTCGCCTTAAGGGGGATGATGCCAAGGCGCTGGTGTCTGTGACAGGTGACGATCCCTTACTGGTTATCCCGGTGGATGAGGGGTATACCCTTGTGCTCAGCACACCAGACGGAGAGGCCTTGTTGGCCGCCCTGCATAGCGAAAAAGAACGCTGAGAATAAATACACTGAGGGAATGCTGAGAAGAAGCGCTGGCCAAATGGATCAGCAGTCTGGACTCACCAAAACGGTATCAATCCTTCCAAGGGAAAGAGAGAGTCTTGAGACTAAAAAGCCCGGGCGTGTGATACCCGGGCTTCTTTCTTATACAGGCTGATCTGTCTTACGACGCAGCTGTCAGGGGCGCTGGTATCAACCGCGGCGCCTAAGCATATCCAGCGTAAATACCGCCAGTGCTGTCCAGATAAAACCGAAGGTGACGCTCTTTTCCACGCCAAAGGGCTCGCCATAGAGGCTGACCGCGAGTATGAACATAATGCTGGGGCCGATATATTGAAAAAATCCCAGCATGGATAAGGGAATACGCACCGCAGCCCCTGCAAAGCAGAGCAGCGGCGCTGTAGTTACAATTCCGGCGGCGACGAGCAGCAGATTGAGCTGCCAGTTATTGCTGAGCATGCTGTGCTCTGCACTGCCAAGCGTCAACAACAAATAACCCAGGGCAACGGGCATCAAGATGGCGGTTTCTACCAAAAGTCCGGTTTTCGCGTCCACCTTGACCTTTTTTCGCAGCAGCCCATAAATGCCAAAAGAGCCTGCCAGCGCCAGCGATACCACGGGAATAGAACCGAACGATATCACCTGCACCGCCACGCCAACGGTGGCGAGAAACACGGCAAACCACTGTAATGGCCTGAGTCTCTCTCCCAGAAACACCATCCCCAAGAGGACATTGAGCAGCGGATTAATGTAATAACCCAGGCTGGCATCCAGCATATGGTCGTTATTGACCGCCCAGATGAAGAGCAGCCAATTACCTGCAATCAAAATCGATGTAACCAGCAACACCAACAGCTGTTTGGGGGCCTTCAGCAGTTGGCGCAGCTTGCCAAAGCCGCCGATGAATACCATCAGCAACGCGGTAAACACAAACGACCAGATAACCCGGTGAAGCAGGATGTCGGTGGCAGAAATCTGCTCCAATAGTTTGAAATATAAAGGTGCGAAGCCCCACATGGTGTACGCGCCAATGGCGAGTAATATGCCCTTGCGGTATTCGTGGTCGGTGTTCATTCAGGCGTTCTCTGGCTGGTTGGCAACTGCCGGGCTGCGAATTGTACGTGGCTGGCATTGTTGTCTCAAGCGATACACATAATCCCATACGGTATCGTCTGGCAAGCTGTAACCACAGTTTGGCAAGCTTTCGTGGCATTGTGTTGGGTGGGCTACTCTGCTGCCCTTTAGGACGATTGCGACAAGACACAGGCCGCTACCTTGGTTAGAATGACCGCCTTGTTTACCTTCCGGCAGTTTCATGGAACAACCAGCATCAGAACACACCCAGGATCCCCTGAGCCATTGCCTGCAACAGGTATTTGGTTATCGGGATTTCAGGCCCGGCCAGCGGGAGGTGATGACGCGGGTGTGTC
This sequence is a window from Shewanella zhangzhouensis. Protein-coding genes within it:
- the rarD gene encoding EamA family transporter RarD, which codes for MNTDHEYRKGILLAIGAYTMWGFAPLYFKLLEQISATDILLHRVIWSFVFTALLMVFIGGFGKLRQLLKAPKQLLVLLVTSILIAGNWLLFIWAVNNDHMLDASLGYYINPLLNVLLGMVFLGERLRPLQWFAVFLATVGVAVQVISFGSIPVVSLALAGSFGIYGLLRKKVKVDAKTGLLVETAILMPVALGYLLLTLGSAEHSMLSNNWQLNLLLVAAGIVTTAPLLCFAGAAVRIPLSMLGFFQYIGPSIMFILAVSLYGEPFGVEKSVTFGFIWTALAVFTLDMLRRRG